From Desmodus rotundus isolate HL8 chromosome 10, HLdesRot8A.1, whole genome shotgun sequence, one genomic window encodes:
- the ZCCHC10 gene encoding zinc finger CCHC domain-containing protein 10 isoform X2, which yields MATPMHRLIARRQAEANKQHVRCQKCLEFGHWTYECTGKRKYLHRPSRTAELKKALKEKENRLLLQQSLEEANVERKTKKKRSKSVTSSSSSSSDSSASDSSSESEETSTSSSSSSSEDSDTDGSSSGSSSSASSTSSSSSSDSDSESSSSSSSSSSTSTESSSEEEPSKKKKKK from the exons ATGGCGACTCCCATGCATCGGCTCATAGCCCGGAGACAAGC TGAAGCGAATAAGCAACATGTGAGGTGTCAGAAATGCTTGGAATTTGGACATTGGACTTACGAAtgcacaggaaaaagaaaatacctacACAGGCCTTCAAGAACAGCAGAACTAAAGaaagctttaaaagaaaaggaaaacagattatTATTACAACAAAG CCTGGAAGAAGCTAATGTAGAAAGAAAGACCAAGAAGAAAAG GTCTAAGAGTGTAACCAGTTCCAGTAGCAGCAGCAGTGACAGTTCAGCCAGTGACTCCTCATCAGAGAGTGAAGAAACgtctacctcctcctcctcctcgtcctccgaGGACAGTGACACCGATGGAAGCTCCTCCGGTTCGTCGTCTTCAGCCTCCTCCACGAGCTCATCCTCATCGTCCGATTCAGACTCAGAGTCCAGCtcttccagcagcagcagcagcagcactagCACCGAGAGCAGCTCCGAGGAGGAACCGtcgaagaagaagaaaaagaaatag
- the ZCCHC10 gene encoding zinc finger CCHC domain-containing protein 10 isoform X1, which yields MLSSLVWFVESPLFPTSKIKTAFPASGLSTPRLCARVLRLPAAGQQPHLENLCEANKQHVRCQKCLEFGHWTYECTGKRKYLHRPSRTAELKKALKEKENRLLLQQSLEEANVERKTKKKRSKSVTSSSSSSSDSSASDSSSESEETSTSSSSSSSEDSDTDGSSSGSSSSASSTSSSSSSDSDSESSSSSSSSSSTSTESSSEEEPSKKKKKK from the exons ATGTTAAGTTCACTGGTCTGGTTTGTGGAATCTCCCCTTTTCCCCACTTCTAAAATCAAAACAGCATTTCCTGCTTCCGGTCTTTCGACACCACGCCTGTGTGCTCGAGTTCTCAGATTACCAGCAGCCGGCCAGCAGCCTCACCTGGAAAATCTCTG TGAAGCGAATAAGCAACATGTGAGGTGTCAGAAATGCTTGGAATTTGGACATTGGACTTACGAAtgcacaggaaaaagaaaatacctacACAGGCCTTCAAGAACAGCAGAACTAAAGaaagctttaaaagaaaaggaaaacagattatTATTACAACAAAG CCTGGAAGAAGCTAATGTAGAAAGAAAGACCAAGAAGAAAAG GTCTAAGAGTGTAACCAGTTCCAGTAGCAGCAGCAGTGACAGTTCAGCCAGTGACTCCTCATCAGAGAGTGAAGAAACgtctacctcctcctcctcctcgtcctccgaGGACAGTGACACCGATGGAAGCTCCTCCGGTTCGTCGTCTTCAGCCTCCTCCACGAGCTCATCCTCATCGTCCGATTCAGACTCAGAGTCCAGCtcttccagcagcagcagcagcagcactagCACCGAGAGCAGCTCCGAGGAGGAACCGtcgaagaagaagaaaaagaaatag